TTAGTAGGACTATTCCGTAAAAGCTTTTTcacaaataagaaataaataagaaataagaaataaatttattttccaaaatgttATACATCTTATACCAATTAGCAACAATGTCcacactaggctatgcctgtatcgtggacatcaaaaacaaagtttaataggaCAAACCATATACCATCTAAATTGTAGAACATaaacttgaataaaattataaaggaaaacaaaaacaataaaaattctaacacaaataaataatgatacagaaattttaaactaaaaacacaattgaaaaatttataGTGGACGACGTGCAGAAGTAGGAGCCTCGGAGTGTGTATGCGTGTGTGTAAGTGTgagtatgtgtatatgtatgtatttatgtgaaAGTCGCAATCATTTAAACCTCAACTTTTAAAAGTCGATCAGTATCATCATGATTCAAATTCAAAAGCATGCTTTTGACTGTTTTTTTCGCTTCTCGcatagattttgttttaatgcagCAAGATTTCTGAATTCTATTGTAAACAAATGGAGatagaaaaatagaaaaacGCCTGACAAAGGTGGTTTTGAGTTTTGGTACATGCGCCTTAAACTGTCTGCGTTTCAGCAATTCCTTATAGTTGGGTTGGTTAAGAATAAATTTGTGAGTTGTGAGAGCTATTTTCAGTATGTACAGTTGCCTGACACTAAGAGCCTGTGCATCTGCGTATAGTTGGGAGGTTGGGAAACGATACGGCTTTTTCAACATTACCTTCAGAAGTGACCGCTGCGCTCTTTCTAATACAATTAATGTCGACATGGCAGCCCCTCCCCATGCTCGCATACAGTAAATTAAAACGGATTCACAAAGTGAAGTGTAAATATTAAGGGCCGAACTGCGAGCACAAATTAGTAGTAGTATTAGTAGTTCggtataaacacaaaataattggAGTAATTCAATCTGACAATTGCATGGGAATTTTCTAGTCTTTTAATTACTAACCAACAAGCGAGTAGTGTCAACATAATGTACAATGCCATTGGGTAATGTGTAGTgcgaaaaaattatatttacttttcattaTGAACAAACTGGAAAAAAGAGTCTTGCGTAAATTGTAAATTGCAATGTCATGTTAGCCTAGAAgtagataattaataaagaatatatgaATGACTGACTTTATTTAAGCATCTATGTCCTTGAAATACCTGATTTTCATCTTAATGTtgcttgaattttttttatcgtcGAATTATTATAaggataaattaattaataaaaaaaattacaaaaattataattttattaacacatgGTATTCAATATCtaaattttaatgcaaataattaCACATCTGGACTGAAAAGCTGTTATAAATGCTGATTTATATACTTAAGCAATATTGGGTCATTAATTCAGCTGTAACTGTATATTgatacataaacataaacattaattgCCACATATCCCTcaaattttgtaacattttttaattacctaTGAATTCGTTGCAAATATAGTTGTATCTTGTAGTtgtgctggtaggatatattttatatccgcccggatagcgttcacaaggttttaaaacccgccaaagtggcccacataagtgtttcgcgttacggtatcagcctgtgtatatccggttccaactggccggcataattgtgtcgactgtcgaggggtaatcatctctcgttagtcgacactctattggacctcactctacttaccatgagatgcaatggggtcactttTACGTGCACGTATACCTAACCTAATTTTGTGGCAAATAgcgctttaaattatttatatacttcatATGAATATAATTCTATTTCCAGGTTAACACAGCAATAAAATTCCTGACAAATCCGAACATACAAAAATGCACAATGGAAAGCAAGGAACGGTTTCTACGTAGCAAAGGATTAACCGACATGGAGATCCAGAAAGCGGTTGAGAGATGCGCTGAGATGATAGACATACCTTCCAGGGCGGATATCATGTATTTCCATCAGTCAAGGACGTCGTGGTTCAAAGAGCATGTCTTGCCGTTTGTCGTGTATGGAGGACTGGCTTATGGCTGCTACTGGTTTTATAAGGTATATTTATATGGTTAGGAATGAGGAATTTGATTATAAGAAGGTTTTGCAAAAGCACCATCGCAGTCGAATAGGCCTTAAGAAGGGACATGTCGAGTATTGTTTTGACTAACTAAACCTAATGACAGGAACGTTCCTGTAACACAATAGGCTATATCTGACCCTTGGGGGGAGCGGAACAGGGCAACCGCCCGGAGACTCGCGCGATCTAGGaagacatttttttacaatgttaccgacgaaactgttaaaacaaaCGAACTTGTTTTTTATTCCACCGAGGTCTTcgcgttgtttttttttctttattctggGACCTCGCGTCGTCTAGGGAGTAGGGAAACCTcctatatgtattttaatgtgaaaagttgtattttttcaaACACACGACCACGACGTCATAAGACGTCGCCGTctgttttaatatctattagCGTCAAAGTACAAAGCATAATAATTGATGACCGTGGTCAGTTTATAGTTACAATGACTATTGTTCTGATCATTTACGTAATTCACATATTAACGTAATCTAGCCTAGCTTAGGCATAATccgtactaatatataaagctaaagaatttgtttgtttgaacgcgctaatttcagaaTACTAAAGcgattatgattattttttttcactaatagaaagctgcATTACTTCTGACTTACTTCTGCATTACtagggtactttttattccCGGAAAAACCATATCACACTGGCGGAGCCTCAGGCAAAGAACAGTGCTTTATAAAtcctataatattatgaaatcctTTTTAAGGCCATTATCACCGGTCATCCATCAATTGTCTCGAGTATCAATCGGATCGTCAGGCAATCTAAACCAAGGTGATAGTTCTTGATAAGCTTTATCATTTTTGACCTTAGCTAAAATATGTCCCCGAATACACTTCTCTATAATGAAgagaaatgttttgttttcgATAACATTACGTTAAAAGATAATCGAATCGGAAGCCTCGAGTTTGatccttaataaaaaaaagtgttaattATCTATGATTAGGTGTTGCTAGGGACTGCTCGCGTGAAATCGTTTCCCGCTACAAGTCTCTTAAACACTAATTATGCACAGCGTTATCAGTACgatgctagcgccatctatttaaagaatCTGATGACTAATTACTGAGATAATAGCcaatgtgttaatccaagacatgttctatccgtgtgccaaatctcatccaaatctgttcagctattcctgcatttacttctaacgaacgttcaaacatgtttacaaacattcgtatttttatattagactaAATCCTTTGCTGTGTCTAGAATCTAGACTTTAGAATTACTAGCTAATCCAGAATGTCAAATATCCAAATCTATTAAGCAATTGGCGCACagtcttctaacaaacatcgaaacttCATCACAAGCTTTCACATATTATGTGGGAGGATTAAAAACATAatcgtttattatttatgacatgTTTGACAGTGTGTTTCTAATTTAGTTTCCTATTCCCCTTATCATGTTATCACGAACCATTGCCTTCTGATTGGCGTATTGTTATCGGTCAGAATATTTCTGTTGTGGACTTATCTACgtcgaaattatattttaaatttacaaaataatgctTATTACTATTGTAACAATGGCGATAACTTGATAACTCTGTATTAAGAACTTTCCTTGACaacatcatttataatatttgactaGTCATGGTTATGCTACCGTTGCTATACAATACATTATAAGGCGAGTTATATGCAACAAGGCAGGAATGACGAGCAAGACATAAGCTTCAAAAGCTATCAATATAACCTAAAAACTTATTTTGGTCCCACCATCATGCTTGAAATTGCGTCTCAGCTTtcacaaacaatttttaaattattttacagtcttatattatgtaatatcatTTATACGCCTTCCacctccccccccccctctttttttttaatcgccTCCCTACAAACAATGAAGCCTACAGTGAAAGCTTAGGAACATATATACTtacttgtattatttataaaaaatagataatatattttaaatatttttcctccCACCAGAACTGCCTCAGACCCAGCTACTATTCGTGGAGCAACCAAAGCGCAAATCCACGGCGGAGTGCATCGACGAGCTGCGCAAGAGTCTCGACGTGTTAAATGCGAGCGTGACGTCACTGCGCGGCGAGATCCAGAACAGCGTGCAGCAGAGCGCGCTGCGATCGCAACTCGACAACATCAAGTCCGACATCGCGTCGGTTAAAGGCATATTACTGAATAGGTGGGTACTTTGTAATGAACTGTTttagtttgtaatatattagTTGGTTTAGATAGGAAACTGACAATTTTAAGACATCATGACTCATGAGACGTAACATCTAATCATatctatttttcatatattagaGTTTACAATGCAGAGCACTATGActacagaaataaaaattaaattttatagaaagCGTTACAACTTACAAAATACTACCTTTCCTTGCAGAAACCAATTTCCCTCCCTCAAGACCCGCTCGGATCCCCCATCGATCCCAGCGTGGCAACGACAATCGGAAGAGGCGACTTCAACGGAGGTAGCTACTGAGGAAAAGAAGAAGCACCGCAGTCGCAGCCAGAGGTCGGAATCGGGAGGTTCCAACTCCAGCGAGGGCGAGCAGGCCACTAAAAACAGTGACAGCAGTTTGGAGATTATGTGAgagagaaattattttatagatttttatgtgtaattttttagaCCTGGACCAATTGTGGgcctttttttgaaataaaaataaatggtaaataaaatttaaataaatatgaaaggaACACAGTCCCACGAATGAGAACAATACgggtaaaacatattttttttttttataattttagcacATGAAGGCAGCAACCGTTCAAGCCGCGCGTGCTATGGCGGCAATTTGTGGGTTCTGTTCCCGCGCTGCGCCATCGTCGCCGCTGCCTCTGACCCCTGAGCTGCCCGTGACTGAACATGTGCATCTCCTCAGTACTAGTAAGCTGACAGTGTACTTGACGTGATATTACGTCGTGTCAGATCACGTAACGTCTTAATACGTTGCGTTAGATGACGccgaatttaattttgtaatttaacatttcgctgtatatttatgtaatttaattggataatatatattttacacttgTTATGAAGTCAGCGTTACTTTTAATAGCATTGAGTAGAAAAAATAGTACCTAACTTGCCTTTATAGATGatagtaaaattgtaacaaaatagaAGTGctgatttatttacaattattctctatatataatacaaatcattaattattttaattggcaAATAATTAACGATAACttataaaattctaaacaaaaaatatctataataatgttaatCTAATTCTTGCCTAATACATATTTGGTTTTGGGTAAAGTTTTTATTGTGAGATTAATGAATTAATCTAATTGTAATGATAATTCAATGCAATTAACATGTTTGGTCACGATGTTCTCGGGCGATGTGGCCGGGTCTAGTCTACGTTACCTAGCTAATACGGCCATTGTAATCgcgtatacaaataaaaaaaaatcttaattcactatgacaatttattaattttacatacgtGCAGGTATTGGTGTAAAGGTTTgtggttataatattttttgattgtaTGTTTGTAGTAAATGAGTCAGTGATCGTGTTAACACGTTGACAATCGGTCGTCAACATGAAGAAAATAACATGACGTATATATCCGTCAGCGGTAACGTATGACGTAAATATACGTCATGGTATTTTTTACTCTGGTTATATGTCGGTAATTTATAGAAAGCTATGATATCGATGCTAACATTTGAAAGCAATAATATATCAATGtctattaatgtaatattaataatattcaattcgTCAACTTGTTAGCCATTGTGTTATTATACGACTGAAATAAATCGAACGAAATATACGAGCGGGTAGTTTTGAAGtgttataattgttaatattgaGTAGAATAATAGCTTTAATTTGTTTGGTGTCCTCCTATATACCCTTTTATGCTAAACGCTGGCATGGTTCCGTTTCAGAGGtagaattatgaataaattcgTTGTGTAATAGTTATACAAcctttttgattaaaaatatttcggcaatagtaattaataatgttatactAGCAGTTTCATTCGagatgtaaatgaaaaaaatattgctatagttcatgaaacagtttttaaaatCACTTCAAAACTTAATTACCaaaatgtgaattttatttttgttttttgttcaaaataagACCGTTAATTGAGCGTGAATCTTTGTGACggtaatttagatttaaatgtTCGTGggctgtaaataaaatagttttaaatggcGAATAAATGGTTATTTAGATGGACGAATAATGGTAAAACATATTATCTctttttaaaagcatttattatacaaatttaaacgtcttcagccgttttcaataaacaatctcaatcttcaatccgattccgaaaatgaaccaatcaaataaatcaattgttatattgtcaaaaaactttgttctgattggtcaatttttacGATAGATCGGGAAAGCGATTGGgttctttattcaaaatggcggttattGTGAGAAATGTCCAGGTAATAGATCAATATTTACCATTTTCTCGCTATTTATCGTGTGAAAATAGTTATGAATAATCATGTTCGTTTCGCAATAATGTATAGTCATATTTACTTGGTTCTGAAGGTACGATGAATTTAAACTGAAATGAGGGCAAATTTATACTGTATTTTGTAGTTAAAGTATTGCTGTTGCATCTTATATGGGTAGTCGTTCTGCCTTCGTTTAGATGAATAGTTTTCTGTACAGTGCTAACTCTTTCCGGTTTTCTCTTACTAATATATTCCCTTTAGAATCAAGTCCCATGTATATTATTAGAGTAAGTATGGGATGCCTCAATATGGAAGTTAAAAACCGGGTGTCGAAatgtattatttcataataatgacATTATATCTTATACATGACATAATAATCGGTACAATTCcgagtatttaaaattatagtttttgtattaattctgAGTTTTGAGTCAATTTTATTTAGCTCAgtaataaaaacagtttatttgACAGTACAAATACTTTATGCCAGTTTTATTACATGAATTTTTgtcgatattataattattggtgatgttttaactatttttattgaattattcgGGTGGGAAGAGTATGTTTGATGGAATTTTAGCTGCTTTGACTTCCAGTATTGCTCATTGTTGTATAAAAGACTTGTCGCGCGTATTCATTCCAAATTTCGTGTGTACCTTAAGTGATAAATAAACCAATGATATATTAgttgagttttgttttttaaattttacaaatctaGAGTGCAGTGCCTAGCGGCGatgcctagttgggtgtggaacggaccgccaagacgaatgtccaagggcacacacctcttacttttcttaaataatgtgtatattctttgtaaatttatcgtttgctttaacggtgaaggaaaacatcgtgaggaaacctgcacatctgagaagttctctataggaatttcgaaggtgtgtgaagtctaccaacccgcactaggccagcgtggtggactaaggcctaatccctctcagtagtagaggaggcccgtgctcagcagtgggcaagtatataatacagggctgatattattagagtgcagtggtgaagggtgcaAATCTCAGAAAGGGAACCCGATAAAATATATaggcactaatatgcataaatgcggtttgcaaatcattctactgataattagatttcacaTAAGTTATGAACGTGAAGCCGCCAGGAATCAGCTTATACGGACCGTTCGCCACTGTTGGACTGCAGTGTGCTTTTTCCATACTTACAATTATTGAacctattagttaaaaaaaaatcgctgtACTTTCCTGTGTTAATCATGTTTTGGTAAGGACATGAAGTATTTCTTTCCATCATTTGAAAGTAGATACGCAAAAGGACCCAGCTCACAAAATGACACTTGAAATTGTGAAGATTGtagtttaaatcgtatttttgccCATTGATgttctaatatattttgtaaataaaaagttcaaattaacgtATTTTGACTAATGTctttactaatggaaaatatagacctCATAGACCTAATTTGGCGTACTCGGCTCATTAAGACCATACTGTGGGTTGGATCTTCTGTGTATCTACGTCCATTTCAATAACCCAACGTCACTTCCATTGCAAATTTAGAGACAAGAAAAccaagtaatatataatattcacgagtttatttataaaaatacaccaCAGGTATATATTGAGCTTAATAATTGAAAGTCCTGTATAATGATAGAACACATGTCAACAGTTTCCCAATCGAGATCAACGAGATAATATATCAGGGCATAAGACTAAATAACTACAGATCCGTGGCTCGAACGAGACCAAACAACCGAGCCGTCTGTGTACAACACTTCACATatcacactcttaataaaataatgacttattccaaaattgtttttgtggAAATCatcaaaaactaatttctgtttgcgaccgtttttaagttataaaatttaacttatGAAAGATAGGTCAAAAAAAAGGTTGCAAACAGAAAGTAGTTTTTTGACACAcacccacaaattaacaattttggaataggttattattttattaagagtgcgattaATATGTTGGTCTACTGTTCACCAATCTATAAAGATCTGAAACACTTAAAAATACTGGTGCATTTATTTTAACCCCGTTACATACTTATTTATCGCTATCTTCAATGATCCCGATCGATTTTTTCCATCTATCTGAAatatgaaccaatcagaacaaagagtTTTTTCACATGCTTACAAAtgcgttattttgattggttcattctcggaatcggattgaagattgagattgggatcgattattgaaaattttaaaaaggtgCAGTATTCATCcgcttatataaaattatattggacgTGATTATACGTCCTACAATCCAAATCTGCTGTAAGTGATCAGACCTTTATTCTTAACACATTCCAGTAACCAAATGTTGACACAAACGACTCgtcatacttataatttattatagaaaatagaATTTAAGCCTGCTCAACATGAATACAACATCAACATCTTAAAATAGATTTTGTGCGACAGTAAATCGTATAGTGACAGTTATTTAGTCTTACGTTGAGGATCGCTCAATTTATTTTCACAACATAAGGGCTGAGTGGATGGACATTTTGTCCGCCTTCGCTCGCCGGACAagattatcaa
This portion of the Manduca sexta isolate Smith_Timp_Sample1 chromosome 14, JHU_Msex_v1.0, whole genome shotgun sequence genome encodes:
- the LOC115442812 gene encoding peroxisomal membrane protein PEX14: MSSETLATAGNEIRENLVNTAIKFLTNPNIQKCTMESKERFLRSKGLTDMEIQKAVERCAEMIDIPSRADIMYFHQSRTSWFKEHVLPFVVYGGLAYGCYWFYKVYLYELPQTQLLFVEQPKRKSTAECIDELRKSLDVLNASVTSLRGEIQNSVQQSALRSQLDNIKSDIASVKGILLNRNQFPSLKTRSDPPSIPAWQRQSEEATSTEVATEEKKKHRSRSQRSESGGSNSSEGEQATKNSDSSLEIIT